In the genome of Candidatus Ancaeobacter aquaticus, the window CTTTCTTTTTTATGCTCGAGATCACTGAACGAATAGTCTGCATACCTTCTTTTGTCAGAGGGATATAGGAGCCATTTGCATGCGACTGGTCCGAATCGGAGAAGAGTGACTGTGGAGAAAGGGCTTGCTGCTCTAAAGAGCTTGCAGACACACCCACGCTAAAGAGGTGAGAGAAAATACTCACCCACGCAACAAGTCTTAACAATACACACCATGTGCGCTTATGCATAGTACAGCACCTCTATGTTAACTAAGCAACATTGTACCACGCTTTTAGGGTAATGTCAAGGTAGTGAGACTGCAAAAGTCACAGGCGAAGCACTGTGAATTTTGCTAAGTCGAACTATACCCCCCCGTTTTACGATTTTGGAGGATTTATCCGAGAAAATCTGGGGGGTATAATGTTGAGTGCCAGCTCTGAAATCGCTTAGCGGTTTCAGATAGAAAACAACTATTCCACAATCTACACGGAGAGCTCGGTAAATCCCCCACCGCCGCGATGGTATCCTACTGGATTTACTTTTTTATCTTCCATTGGGATAGTTTTTCCATGAATTTATAATCTGTAAGATCATAATGGAGAGGGGTGATAGAAACATAATTCTTTTTAGTGACCGCAAGATCGCTTTCATCAGTGTCTTCAACCTCAACGAGCTCTCCCGAAAGCCAAAAATAGGTTCTTTCGCTAGGATCAGTACGTTTATGCAATACTTCTGCAACACGGGAATTGCCCTGTTTGGTAATTTTAACGCCTTTTATTTCGGCTTCGGGCACCGTTGGCACATTAACATTGAGCAAGGTTCCTGAGGGCAAACCATTCTGATGGGTGGTTATTGCCAGTTTTTTGGCAAATTTAGCGGCATAACTAAAATCATCAGCTTCGTGAGAGGTGAGTGATACAGCAATTGAGGGAACACCGATAATGGTTCCTTCAACAGCGGCAGAAACCGTCCCGGAATATATGACCGATAATCCAACATTCGGTCCCTGATTAATTCCTGAGACTACAATATCCGGCATTGAATCCATTAACACTCTTAAGGCAATTTTTACACAATCCGCCGGAGTGCCACTTACCGCATAGCCGGAAAAACCCTCTTCCCTTTCAACTTTTTTTACCCGTAGAGGTGATGAAAGCGTAATGCCATGACCCGTTGCACTCTGTTCGGTTAGCGGGGCAACAATGACCACCTTGCCTAACGATTTAAGTTCTTTATACAAAGCAAAAAGTCCGTCAGCATAAATACCATCATCATTTGTAAGAAGAATTTTCATATATTATATCCTCCATGTAAATTTCAAGAAACAAATACCAATTTCCAAATAAACTTTAAGCTATAAGCTGTAAGCTTTAAGTTGTAAGAAAAACCTACAAATTCGAAATACTAATGTTTAGAAAAAAAATACTGTTGATATCTGCAAAATCCTTTAAAGCAACACTCACCAAAAACCGCATAACACACAACGCGTTATCGCAAACCGCTATTGAGCCTCTTACGCTCATTCTCTGCTTCGATCAATCGTTCCCAAAACAGCTCTTTATCCGAAGTGCTGCTTGCATATGCGGTAATATATTTATCAATAACGCTCATAAGACTTTTATCGCCTTCAAATTTGAGTTTTAAAAGCATCGGATACGCCTGCATCAGTTTTCTCCGAGCAATTTCCTTCGTACAGCACGGTTTACAAGACCTCAGACCTGTCATATAGAGATTCTCTTCTTTTACAACACCGCCGATGGATACTTTAACCGCTAACGCATCGTTAAGCAGTTCTAACGTATCTTGAAACCCCATTCTTGGAAAATTTAATGAGATCCTTTCCGGTTTACGTAAAGTATTTGTAAGACGCTTACGGAGAGCTTCATCATACTTAAAATCTCCATAATACATATCTTCAAAGACACATTTCCACCCTTCGTTTTCATTCAATGATGCAACAAAGAGTTTAAACCGTTCTTTTCCTCTCTGGAGATGTAATAGATAATCAACAAGAAAAGCTGTTTGACACCCCAAGAGTTCGGTTTGTTCACTCGTGTATCTACCGGAACCGGTTCCGTACAATTGCTCAAGCTGCATGGGTTTACCTTTCATAAAACCGCCCCGGGTAACATTTTCATAAACATCTGCGGTTTTTGGATCAAGGTAAAATACAATACCCCGGACAAGCCACTGAGGAACATGTTTTTGGTTTACACTTTGCGTACTGGCCTGACCAATCCCAGATTCTGTAATAAGTATATGTCTTATAACTTCAGGAACAATCCCTTCCCAAAAATAGTTCCCCGTAAGTGGAATGTCTACAGAACGGACTAACGTGCCTTCGCTAAGCTTTAATTTTGTTTTTTTCTCATTTATACTGTTACTAATATGTATTTCAAGCGGTACGTGCCAGTTCTGTTTCCATCCAAAACTGTTAAAAAATTTTTCTCTCACTGTTTCCAGCTCTGATGCCACGACACTTGCCAATTCCTGATCCGGTGCCTGGACAACAAAGTTTTTATTGTAACTTTTTACCGTAACCATATCGGTTGCGGCATACACACTAAATATGGCACATACATAAAATGCAATTAACCCTATAAAAATCTTATATTTCATATATCCTCTTAGAAGCAACGTTCCTTCTACTTTTCTTATCGATCATTTGAATCCAGCATAATTGTTACCGGACCATTATTCTCTAATGACACTACCATAGATGCTGCAAACTCACCTGATAGAATTGTCTGACAATATTCTTTTATCCGCTCAATGAATAATTCATAATACTTTCTAGCTTTTTCCGGCTCAGCAGAAGAATCGAATCCCGGGCGACGGCCTTTTGAACAATCAGCATACAGCGTAAATTGTGACACGACCAAAATCTGCGCCCTGGCATCAACACATGAGATATTCATCTTACCATCCGCATCATCAAATATTCTCATATGCGGAATTTTTTTAACAAGCCATTCTATATCTGCTTCTGTATCAGTTTTAGAAACTCCCAAGAATATGAGCAACCCTGAATCAATAGCGGCTATTTCTTTTTTCGCTACTGTTACAGCTGCTTTGTTAACCCGTTGAATAAGCGCTCTCATAACCCCGTTGTTCGTATCTAGTATTTCGTGTATCGCTTAAAGATAAAATACGAGAGATTTATAAAAATCCCTCGCTATTATTAAAAACTAGTCATCTCGCAAACCGCAAAGCACTTACCGAAAACCGCATTATTACTTTTTATCACAGTCTTTATTACAGCCGCCTTTATTGGGGCAGGATGGAGTTTCACTTTTTTTTGGACTTCGGTAATCCGTAGCATAAAAACCGGAACCTTTAAACACTATACCGGAACCTTTTCCAATGAGACGCTTCACCTTCTGATCGCATTCGGGACAACGCTCAAGTGGCGCGGCAGTAATACTCTGGAATTCTTCAAACAAAAACCCGCATTTAGTGCATTCATATTCATACGTTGGCATACTTCTTTAGCTCCTTCTACTGCATTTTAGAAAAATGGCGGAAATATCTTTTTATTTTCTTTCTTTGTGTCGCTTTTAACCTGATTAACTGGTTGTTTCTGTTCTTCTATTTTTTCTACCTTCTCTTCTTTCTTTTTTTTGCGATCCTTAAAATATTTGTCTGTAGTCTCTTTCCAGAACAACCGCCACGGCTCACGCTTCACAACTTCGGTAAATTGATTTGCATTCTTTATTGTCGAACTGATATCCGTTTGATTATCAGCAATAATCTCATCAACACGTTTAACAACATCTCGCAGATCAGCCATTATCTCACGAGCCTTCACTTTAATATCTGTAGACATCTCTTCTATATTATCAACTGAGTTTTTTATCCCATCCTTGTTCTCGAGAACAACCTGATCAACGTTCTTGGTGAAATTCTGAAACTTTACGATAAGATCAGATGTATCATTCAGGACTTTCTGCACTTTACCGCTCTGTTCAATCTGTACGACGATCTTTTTAATTTTAGCAAACGACACCTTCGCATCTGCTACCATCGATCGCGCTTCTACAAATATTTCTCTTAACTCTTTACCGAGCTGTTCAATATTAAGCTCGTTTAAGACATTGTTTATTCTTTCTATGAGCATTACCATATCTGTCGGATCAATACCGCGCATCGTGGCATTATTTTTGAGCGTGGCAGAACTTGCAGAACCCGGAGTAATACTAACGAATTTCTCCCCAACAAACCCCGAACTTGTTATCGTCACTTTAGAGTCATTCTTAAGCGGTACATATTTTTTGACGCTTATTCCGAGATCAACAACGGTTTTTTTGCCGTTTTGGATCTTTATCCATTCTACTTTACCAACATTCACTCCGGCATATTGTACCGGAGCATTTACCATAAGACCGCTTAAATTGGTAAATGATACCGTGTAATAGTAGTGTTCTGATTTCGCTTTAAAATTAGTCACATTAAAAAGCAGAAAACAGAGAATAAGAAAACTCACAACAACTAAAGCACCCGCTTTAATTTCTTGCCTGTAATATTCCATAGCGATTATCCTTTGTGATAGTTTATCTATTTATTTTTGTAACGCAACAGTATTTTAGCCCATTAGGCTGTTTAAATAATCCGCACTCGATCTCTTAAGCGGTATTGGGCCATCTGCCCCACCGGTTATAAACTGCTGTACGATAGGGTTTTTCGAGTTCTTTATTTCATCAGGTGTACCTACTTCTATGACTTTACCTTCATACAACATTGCCATTCTATCTGCAATTCTAAATGCGCTTTTCATTTCA includes:
- the surE gene encoding 5'/3'-nucleotidase SurE, giving the protein MKILLTNDDGIYADGLFALYKELKSLGKVVIVAPLTEQSATGHGITLSSPLRVKKVEREEGFSGYAVSGTPADCVKIALRVLMDSMPDIVVSGINQGPNVGLSVIYSGTVSAAVEGTIIGVPSIAVSLTSHEADDFSYAAKFAKKLAITTHQNGLPSGTLLNVNVPTVPEAEIKGVKITKQGNSRVAEVLHKRTDPSERTYFWLSGELVEVEDTDESDLAVTKKNYVSITPLHYDLTDYKFMEKLSQWKIKK
- the dtd gene encoding D-aminoacyl-tRNA deacylase, coding for MRALIQRVNKAAVTVAKKEIAAIDSGLLIFLGVSKTDTEADIEWLVKKIPHMRIFDDADGKMNISCVDARAQILVVSQFTLYADCSKGRRPGFDSSAEPEKARKYYELFIERIKEYCQTILSGEFAASMVVSLENNGPVTIMLDSNDR
- a CDS encoding MlaD family protein, which codes for MEYYRQEIKAGALVVVSFLILCFLLFNVTNFKAKSEHYYYTVSFTNLSGLMVNAPVQYAGVNVGKVEWIKIQNGKKTVVDLGISVKKYVPLKNDSKVTITSSGFVGEKFVSITPGSASSATLKNNATMRGIDPTDMVMLIERINNVLNELNIEQLGKELREIFVEARSMVADAKVSFAKIKKIVVQIEQSGKVQKVLNDTSDLIVKFQNFTKNVDQVVLENKDGIKNSVDNIEEMSTDIKVKAREIMADLRDVVKRVDEIIADNQTDISSTIKNANQFTEVVKREPWRLFWKETTDKYFKDRKKKKEEKVEKIEEQKQPVNQVKSDTKKENKKIFPPFF
- a CDS encoding zinc ribbon domain-containing protein; its protein translation is MPTYEYECTKCGFLFEEFQSITAAPLERCPECDQKVKRLIGKGSGIVFKGSGFYATDYRSPKKSETPSCPNKGGCNKDCDKK